One Chionomys nivalis chromosome 23 unlocalized genomic scaffold, mChiNiv1.1 SUPER_23_unloc_1, whole genome shotgun sequence genomic window carries:
- the Sult2b1 gene encoding sulfotransferase 2B1 isoform X2, whose amino-acid sequence MYSPESLSLAENTDNVRDEDIFIVTYPKSGTNWMIEILCLILKDGDPSWIRSEPIWQRAPWCETIISAFSLPDRPSPRLMSSHLPIQLFTKAAFSSKAKVIYLGRNPRDVVVSLYYYSKIAGQLKDPGTPDQFLQDFLKGEVQFGSWFDHIKGWIRMQSHENFLFITYEELQQDLRGSVQRVCEFLGRPLGEEALSSVVAHSAFGAMKANTMSNYTLLPASLLDHRQGAFLRKGISGDWKNHFTVAQSEAFDRVYREQMRGQPTFPWDMSPEATSPDGDPDPEPSPSPGPNPGPSDDPNAAASQ is encoded by the exons GTACCAACTGGATGATTGAGATCCTCTGCTTAATTTTGAAAGATGGGGACCCCTCGTGGATCCGTTCTGAGCCCATTTGGCAACGTGCACCCTGGTGCGAGACCATCATAAGCGCCTTCAGTCTCCCAGACCGGCCCAGCCCCCGCCTCATGAGCTCCCACCTCCCCATTCAACTCTTCACCAAGGCGGCCTTCAGCTCCAAGGCCAAG GTGATCTACTTGGGCCGGAACCCCCGGGATGTCGTGGTATCTCTTTATTATTACTCTAAGATTGCAGGGCAATTGAAGGACCCTGGGACGCCTGACCAGTTCCTTCAGGATTTCCTCAAAGGAGAAG TGCAGTTTGGCTCCTGGTTTGACCACATCAAGGGCTGGATCCGGATGCAGAGCCACGAGAACTTCCTGTTTATCACCTACGAAGAGCTGCAGCAG GACCTGCGAGGCTCTGTGCAACGCGTCTGTGAGTTCCTGGGCCGGCCACTGGGTGAAGAGGCCCTGAGCTCTGTGGTGGCCCACTCAGCTTTCGGTGCCATGAAGGCCAATACAATGTCCAACTACACACTGCTGCCGGCCAGCCTGCTGGACCACCGCCAGGGGGCGTTCCTGCGCAAAG GCATCAGTGGTGACTGGAAGAACCACTTCACTGTGGCACAGAGTGAAGCCTTCGACCGCGTCTACCGTGAGCAGATGAGAGGACAACCAACCTTCCCCTGGGACATGTCCCCAGAGGCCACCAGCCCTGACGGTGACCCTGATCCTGAGCCCAGCCCTAGTCCTGGCCCTAACCCAGGACCCTCTGATGACCCCAACGCAGCAGCCTCACAATAA